The following coding sequences lie in one Equus przewalskii isolate Varuska chromosome 25, EquPr2, whole genome shotgun sequence genomic window:
- the MTA1 gene encoding metastasis-associated protein MTA1 isoform X8, with protein MENPEMVDLPEKLKHQLRHRELFLSRQLESLPATHIRGKCSVTLLNETESLKSYLEREDFFFYSLVYDPQQKTLLADKGEIRVGNRYQADITDLLKEGEEDGRDQSKLETKVWEAHNPLIDKQIDQFLVVARSVGTFARALDCSSSVRQPSLHMSAAAASRDITLFHAMDTLHKSVYDVAKAISALVPQGGPVLCRDEMEEWSASEASLFEEALEKYGKDFTDIQQDFLPWKSLTSIIEYYYMWKTTDRYVQQKRLKAAEAESKLKQVYIPNYNKPNPNQISVNNVKAGVVNGAGAPGQSPGAGRACESCYTTQSYQWYSWGPPNMQCRLCASCWTYWKKYGGLKMPTRLDGERPGPNRSNMSPHGIPARSSGSPKFAMKTRQAFYLHTTKLTRIARRLCREILRPWHAARHPYMPINSAAIKAECTARLPEASQSPLVLKQAVRKPLEAVLRYLETHPRPPKPDPVKNVSGVLSGLTPAKAAPVINNGSPTILGKRSYEQHNGVDGLANHGQTRHMGPSRNLLLNGKSYPTKVRLIRGGSLPPVKRRRMNWIDAPDDVFYMATEETRKMRKLLSSSETKRAARRPYKPIALRQSQALPLRPPPPAPVNDEPIVIED; from the exons GATTTCTTCTTCTATTCTCTAGTCTACGACCCACAGCAGAAGACCCTCCTGGCTGATAAAGGAGAGATTCGCGTAGGGAACCGGTACCAGGCGGACATCACTGACCTGTTAAAAGAAG GCGAGGAGGATGGCCGAGACCAGTCCAAACTGGAGACCAAGGTGTGGGAGGCACACAACCCGCTCATAGACAAGCAGATCGACCAGTTCCTGGTGGTGGCCCG ctccGTGGGCACCTTTGCACGGGCCCTGGACTGCAGCAGCTCTGTCCGCCAGCCCAGCCTGCACATGAGTGCCGCGGCTGCCTCCCGGGACATCACCCTG TTCCACGCCATGGACACGCTGCACAAGAGTGTGTACGATGTCGCCAAGGCCATCTCGGCGCTGGTGCCGCAGGGCGGGCCCGTGCTCTGCAGGGACGAGATGGAGGAGTGGTCAGCCTCAGAGGCCAGCCTTTTCGAGGAGGCCCTGGAGAAGTATGGGAAAGATTTCACAGACATTCAGCAAGATTTT CTGCCCTGGAAGTCGCTCACCAGCATCATCGAGTACTACTACATGTGGAAGACCACCGACAGATACGTGCAGCAG AAACGCTTGAAagcagctgaagcagagagcaagtTAAAACAAGTTTATATCCCCAACTA TAACAAGCCAAATCCAAACCAGATCAGCGTCAATAACGTCAAGGCAGGCGTGGTGAATGGCGCGGGGGCGCCAGGCCAGAGCCCCGGGGCTGGCCGGGCCTGCGAGAGCTGTTACA CCACCCAGTCTTACCAGTGGTATTCTTGGGGTCCCCCTAACATGCAGTGTCGTCTCTGCGCATCTTGTTGGACATATTGGAAGAAATATGGTGGCTTGAAAATGCCAACCCGGTTAGATGGAGAGAGGCCAGGACCAAACCGCAGTAACATG AGCCCCCACGGCATCCCAGCCCGGAGCAGCGGGAGCCCCAAGTTTGCCATGAAGACGAGACAGGCCTTCTACCTGCACACCACCAAGCTCACGCGGATCGCCCGGCGCCTGTGCCGAGAGATCCTGCGCCCGTGGCACGCCGCCAGGCACCCCTACATGCCCATCAACAGCGCAGCCATCAAGGCCGAAT GCACAGCCCGGCTGCCTGAAGCTTCCCAGAGCCCACTGGTGCTGAAGCAGGCCGTGCGGAAGCCGCTGGAAGCCGTGCTTCGGTATCTCG AGACCCACCCCCGTCCCCCCAAGCCTGACCCCGTGAAGAACGTGTCCGGCGTGCTCAGTGGCCTGACTCCCGCCAAGGCAGCCCCCGTCATCAACAATGGCTCCCCCACCATCCTGGGCAAGAGGAGCTATGAGCAGCACAACGGGGTGGACG GTTTGGCGAACCACGGACAGACCAGGCACATG GGACCAAGCCGCAACCTCCTGCTCAACGGGAAGTCGTACCCCACCAAAGTGCGCCTGATCCGGGGGGGCTCCCTGCCCCCCGTCAAGCGGCGGCGGATGAACTGGATCGATGCCCCGGATGACGTGTTTTACATGGCCACCGAGGAGACCAG GAAGATGCGCAAGCTGCTCTCGTCCTCGGAGACCAAGCGCGCTGCCCGCAGGCCCTACAAGCCCATCGCCCTGCGCCAGAGCCAGGCCCTGCCACTGCGgccgcccccgcccgcgcccgtCAACGACGAGCCCATCGTCATCGAGGACTAG
- the MTA1 gene encoding metastasis-associated protein MTA1 isoform X7: protein MENPEMVDLPEKLKHQLRHRELFLSRQLESLPATHIRGKCSVTLLNETESLKSYLEREDFFFYSLVYDPQQKTLLADKGEIRVGNRYQADITDLLKEGEEDGRDQSKLETKVWEAHNPLIDKQIDQFLVVARSVGTFARALDCSSSVRQPSLHMSAAAASRDITLFHAMDTLHKSVYDVAKAISALVPQGGPVLCRDEMEEWSASEASLFEEALEKYGKDFTDIQQDFLPWKSLTSIIEYYYMWKTTDRYVQQKRLKAAEAESKLKQVYIPNYNKPNPNQISVNNVKAGVVNGAGAPGQSPGAGRACESCYTTQSYQWYSWGPPNMQCRLCASCWTYWKKYGGLKMPTRLDGERPGPNRSNMSPHGIPARSSGSPKFAMKTRQAFYLHTTKLTRIARRLCREILRPWHAARHPYMPINSAAIKAECTARLPEASQSPLVLKQAVRKPLEAVLRYLETHPRPPKPDPVKNVSGVLSGLTPAKAAPVINNGSPTILGKRSYEQHNGVDGNMKKRLLMPSRGLANHGQTRHMGPSRNLLLNGKSYPTKVRLIRGGSLPPVKRRRMNWIDAPDDVFYMATEETRKMRKLLSSSETKRAARRPYKPIALRQSQALPLRPPPPAPVNDEPIVIED from the exons GATTTCTTCTTCTATTCTCTAGTCTACGACCCACAGCAGAAGACCCTCCTGGCTGATAAAGGAGAGATTCGCGTAGGGAACCGGTACCAGGCGGACATCACTGACCTGTTAAAAGAAG GCGAGGAGGATGGCCGAGACCAGTCCAAACTGGAGACCAAGGTGTGGGAGGCACACAACCCGCTCATAGACAAGCAGATCGACCAGTTCCTGGTGGTGGCCCG ctccGTGGGCACCTTTGCACGGGCCCTGGACTGCAGCAGCTCTGTCCGCCAGCCCAGCCTGCACATGAGTGCCGCGGCTGCCTCCCGGGACATCACCCTG TTCCACGCCATGGACACGCTGCACAAGAGTGTGTACGATGTCGCCAAGGCCATCTCGGCGCTGGTGCCGCAGGGCGGGCCCGTGCTCTGCAGGGACGAGATGGAGGAGTGGTCAGCCTCAGAGGCCAGCCTTTTCGAGGAGGCCCTGGAGAAGTATGGGAAAGATTTCACAGACATTCAGCAAGATTTT CTGCCCTGGAAGTCGCTCACCAGCATCATCGAGTACTACTACATGTGGAAGACCACCGACAGATACGTGCAGCAG AAACGCTTGAAagcagctgaagcagagagcaagtTAAAACAAGTTTATATCCCCAACTA TAACAAGCCAAATCCAAACCAGATCAGCGTCAATAACGTCAAGGCAGGCGTGGTGAATGGCGCGGGGGCGCCAGGCCAGAGCCCCGGGGCTGGCCGGGCCTGCGAGAGCTGTTACA CCACCCAGTCTTACCAGTGGTATTCTTGGGGTCCCCCTAACATGCAGTGTCGTCTCTGCGCATCTTGTTGGACATATTGGAAGAAATATGGTGGCTTGAAAATGCCAACCCGGTTAGATGGAGAGAGGCCAGGACCAAACCGCAGTAACATG AGCCCCCACGGCATCCCAGCCCGGAGCAGCGGGAGCCCCAAGTTTGCCATGAAGACGAGACAGGCCTTCTACCTGCACACCACCAAGCTCACGCGGATCGCCCGGCGCCTGTGCCGAGAGATCCTGCGCCCGTGGCACGCCGCCAGGCACCCCTACATGCCCATCAACAGCGCAGCCATCAAGGCCGAAT GCACAGCCCGGCTGCCTGAAGCTTCCCAGAGCCCACTGGTGCTGAAGCAGGCCGTGCGGAAGCCGCTGGAAGCCGTGCTTCGGTATCTCG AGACCCACCCCCGTCCCCCCAAGCCTGACCCCGTGAAGAACGTGTCCGGCGTGCTCAGTGGCCTGACTCCCGCCAAGGCAGCCCCCGTCATCAACAATGGCTCCCCCACCATCCTGGGCAAGAGGAGCTATGAGCAGCACAACGGGGTGGACG GCAACATGAAGAAGCGCCTCTTGATGCCCAGTAGGG GTTTGGCGAACCACGGACAGACCAGGCACATG GGACCAAGCCGCAACCTCCTGCTCAACGGGAAGTCGTACCCCACCAAAGTGCGCCTGATCCGGGGGGGCTCCCTGCCCCCCGTCAAGCGGCGGCGGATGAACTGGATCGATGCCCCGGATGACGTGTTTTACATGGCCACCGAGGAGACCAG GAAGATGCGCAAGCTGCTCTCGTCCTCGGAGACCAAGCGCGCTGCCCGCAGGCCCTACAAGCCCATCGCCCTGCGCCAGAGCCAGGCCCTGCCACTGCGgccgcccccgcccgcgcccgtCAACGACGAGCCCATCGTCATCGAGGACTAG